From the genome of Medicago truncatula cultivar Jemalong A17 chromosome 2, MtrunA17r5.0-ANR, whole genome shotgun sequence:
ATAAATGGTATATATTTTCCTAGTTGCACTTCATTAACAATTTTACTGAGAGAATTCTTGCTGATCAACAAAATATTGCAGTATTGTGTCGCCTGTTTAATTTTAGCATACTATATATATTTGGGAAATAGTTATTTTGTGGAGACTAAGAAAAGAAACCAAAATTACTAATATTCAATTTGGTTTTATGCACGTGGGGCATTCTCTAGAAGCAATTTACTTGCTACAACGAGTGATTATTAGAGGGATCAAAAAGACTTTTCCATGGTTTTCAGTTATTTGGAGGTGTATGATAGAGTGCCAAGAGAGGTTTGGTTGTTGAGCTAGAAAAGATAGGGGTTTTGATTTCCTACATTAGAACTATCAAGGATATGTATGGGGGGCTACACAAGATTTTCCAATATCCACAGAACTGCATTATAGGTCAACTAAAGTCCCTATCTTTTTAAAGTCTTGGATGTACTTATGAAGCATATTCAAGAGCCAACACCAAGgtgtatgtttattttttttatgatatagtCCAACTTGGAgatagtgggataaggcttggttgttgttgtatagtCCTATTTGGAGAGTTAAGAGAGGAAATAAATTCGAGGTTAGAGACTTGTAGACAAGCCTTAGAAGCATATGGCTTCTGCTCGAGTATGGAGAGAAAGAGCACAAGGAATGTAAGTTTGGTAAAAGGCAAAGCACCCTTAGCTTAAAGGTGGAGTGCTGAGAAAAATTAGAGGTCAATCATTTGAGTAGAAATATGATTCATGATAGAACATCGTGGCATCGTTTGATCTATGTAGCCACCACACGTAATTGGATAaggcttgattgttgttgtttgcttCTGCTGCAGAGACATCCCACCCTTAATAGCATTGTTCTCAGCATTATAACTCAATATACTTTTACAGCCAAGCTGACTTGCATGCCTTCCCTTGTGGAGGATTTTCCATATCATTTACTAAGAAGTAACTACTACTATTACTTAACAGAagcaataaattttatatatggaTTTCACTTTGGACAAAATGGATTTGGATTTGATATTGTAAGTTACAATTGTGTTAGTAAAATAGTTTGTTTTTGGTATTACTAATTAGTATGTTAAAATGCAGTTCAAAATTATTACTGCTGTTAGCAATTAATTTCTACTTGGAATTTTTCTAGATGCTAATGAATCTTTCTTATGTTTTCTTTAGAATCAGTCCCACtgcacaacaacaaaattcagtACTGTTGAGAATAAAGAGAAGCCCCTTGTGTTGAAGGAACTCAGAAAGCTGTGGGAGAAGCTGGAACCTGGTCTTCCATGGGAGAAGGGAGAGTTCCATGAGTCAAACACATTATTAGTGGATGACTCCCCTTACAAGGCGCTTGTGAATCCTGTAAGCTCATGTTGTTTTCCTTTCATTCGTTATGCATTGAGCTTTGCTTTCTTGTGTTACACGGGTTTTCCTCCTATGTTGTCACTCCCCctaattgtattattttcagATGCATACGGCCATATTCCCCTACTCTTACCGCTACCACTACACCAAAGACTCGTCATTAGGTAGTCTTCTGTTCATATTTCTCTCCTCACACGCCTTATCTTTTGCTTATTATTGCTCATTTCCATTGATTGACATATTCAAATTGGTTTTTAGATTCCAATgctttcaatatattttgatatttatgcaTCTAAGATTGTTTATTCATGTTTACACTCCCATTCCTTTTTACTATTAACAGGACCTAAAGGTGATCTTCGGGGTTATCTAGAAAGGTTGGCTATGGCTGATAACGTTCAAGAGTTTGTGTCACGGAATGAATTTGGCCAGCGGCCCATAAGACCAGCAAATCCATCATGGGGTTACTATCTCAAAGTTATAGAATCAGTGCAGGAAAATGATATACCCTCAGCACCTGATGGGGGAGCAAACTGCTTAAAGAAGAAAGTAGGATGAAAGCCATTGAGACGAATATTGATGCACGCCGTTCGTACTTTAGAGTGTACTTGTTTGTGTTACAAACACATTACATACATCCTAGGACACAGATATGGGGCCAAATATTTTTTGGTGTttcagaaatgatatttatcaCGAAGAATTGACTCATGAAAGCATCTCGAATTCCAAACTGATGGGTGGTACAATATTAATGCTATACCCAACCGTGTTTTCCGACCAACAGAGAATTTAATTGGTTCACTAAAAATCGCGACTCCGTGCGTGAAATTGTTGTGAAATTTAACCCTGCTCGTTGGATTTTTGTTGCATACATTGAGGTCTAAAAGTGTATTTGCCTCAAAAGAACTATATACTTTAGGATTAAATTTACTTTTACAGTTAACTGCATACCAAGCTTACACAAATATTTTATGGCCACATGCATGTCCAAAGCAGTTGAAATGGCAATACAAACTTTATTGTGATTCGGTAAGGTATCTTGAATGTTATGCATACATGCTGTTCAGGTGAGACAAGCTTTGACATTTATGATTAACGCCTGCTTCAATGTTCGGCTTCCTTTAGGACTTTCAATACGTGTATGtattcaattaataattaatgataGTGATCTATGTAAATTGGTTGTTGAAATGCATGACATTTTAGATATCAGAGTCTATATGGGTTGGAATACCCGTTGTATTACCTTCCTAATATAATCCTTTTGCTCCTTAAAAAAGAGTCCATATGGATAATTATAATCATGGCATTGTGTAGTCTTTTTTATCattgaagagaaagagaaaagcaGTTAAGGAACTAACTGAAAATCTAGTTTATTGGATTAAACTTGCAGACTTATGAAGAGCCATGTCTTAATTATTAGGTTTCCAATTATGCTCAAGTtacaaaatatattcttttaaaaGATTTATGCAGATCTAAACAGTTTATGGGTTCTCCCTCTCCGCTTTTGTACCTTAGAGCAACCAAATGCCAACAATTTCTGGCAGCACGCACTCAACTTCTCTGTTACGAACTCGATGGAGGTTCTTACCGAACCGAACCACTGGAAAGTCTAGAAGCTTTGTAAGCTCACTTCAAAGCCCAAgtatgagtatatttatattgtGGGTCCTGCCTTTATATGAATTCAACCCACAATGGTGGAGGTTGTGGATCacttacatatattttaaaagtcgAACCAGACATTGAACTCGTGAGACTTCTAGACCAGTTTCAACAGTTTTAAACATAGACCATATTAATTTCTGCaatatcaattttaatattCAAATAGATCACATTTAATTACTTCCATCAAAAACTACACCATCAAATTAAGCAAGAATTACTTTTCTTGAATGTATTGGAATAGATCACATTGAAAAAGTGAAGTGGTTTTCATAAAACAAGTTAAAACCTCACTTTCTATtctataaaatttcaaaattcatataaataagaaaaaataaaaaacaagaatcTGGAAATTAGACAAGTAACAAAAAATACACAAGAAATTCAGCAATTATATAACTTGGTTGAAAGTATTCAAATTCAGCAAGACATTGAAAAGTTGACAACTTTACAAAGGTTGAAGAGGTTttgaatgataagaaagaaGAGGGGGGTGtagaaattgaagaaaacgTTGAAAAGttgagaattttaaaaatatacatacattgaaatttttattgtgaaatttTTTGGTCTTGTTAGTTAGCAAACTGGTGGCTTGATCAAGATCCATCAAACTCCTATTGGGAATGAACCGATCACCctgtaaaggaaaaaaaaaattatataaatgagAATGCAATAATtaatgcatgcatgcatgcatatgaagaaataaaaagagaagaatCATAATAATGGAATAGTAGTATTACTGGGAAATCATAAAGGGTGGGAGGGATGAGGAGGTGTTTTGGAGAGTACCAATCACGATCAAGATTCCACAttttggagaagaagaagaataataatttgtgaaagaaagaaagaagagattCTAGAACGATACTAGGAAGAGATTCTTCAAACAAAGATAATGGAAAGAACCAGtagatttaattttaaatattattaataaacttTACTTTCATATATTCAAATGATAATATTACATGTAGTCGGTCTATAACATGTCTTGCAAGAAACTTCCAAAAACTATTGTGAACTTCAATCTCTGATAATATTATATGTATTCTATAACATTTCTTGCGAGACAATTCAAAAAactaaagaaattaaaactataGTGAACTTTAATCTCTGATCTTTGATCCTGAGAGTCTTTATTTTCCTGTGCCACCATTAGAATCTGCTTTTCCTGTgcctcattttctttttctttcttatcttCTATGGGAGGTAAAGAATCAACATTTGAAATGAACCATGCTAAGTTTTTGAGATTCATCACTGCCATGAGCGTTAATGTTAAAACATAGATGAATGGCAGGGTGAGCATTGAAGGAGCCAACCAGGTTAGTAGTGGTGATTCCTCAGTAGaattcaaagaagaagaaggtgtgATAGCAGTTGAGGAACATCTTGTGATCACTGAAACAAATATGATAAAGAGGATTAATAGAAATTTAACCATGAAGATGAAGGGAGATTTTGGTTTTTTGCTAGTTGgggtttggaggggaagggagggaaaGGAAAAGCTGCAagttttaaaaaggaaaaggtTTTGGGGAATTTTAAAGGGATATCACTTGTACCATAATGGGTTTTTTAGTTTCAtcgaggaaaaaaaataaaatacgtCACaccgtatattattattattattattattattattattgacaaTTAAATGAGTTggttttctatcattgacaattataataatcaaatcttatttaccaaaagtttcgatgaaataaaattttatttttttgaatttttattactcataataaaaattatttattatttttttatgagaaagtgttaaaaatttaatatgattcttataaacaatgaaatgacgttttttcctatgaaataatgttttctaaaatataaatattgacaaatagctttttatttcataaaatgatcggtaatttataattttatgaaacaagagtatcggtacacctcaatttatgaggtataccgtagaagttcccgtTTTAAAGGGcttcatttgtccaattttaaagttccccAAATTGGGGGTTTTTgggggttaaacatacaaattgacaattttgtcctcatattaattcaaaattccaattttagacattactgaattattacaatctttttcaaaaacaacttattcaaaacaacttatttatacaaaacagcttattacgacctcattttcaaaaacaacttattcaaaacaacttatttatccaaaactgcttattacgacctcgttttcaaaaaccgcttattcaaaacaacttatttatacaaaacagcttattacgacctcttttttaaaaacagcttattcaaaacaacttatttatgccaAACatcttattacgacctcttttcaaaaaacaacttattgatgcaaaacaacttattacaacctcttttcaaaaaacaacttattgatgcaaaacagcttatgacgacctcattttcaaaaacagcttattcaaaacagcttatttatgcaaaacagcttcttacgacctcttttcaaaaaacaacttattcaaaatagcttattgaTGCAAAGCAACTTATTACAACGTCTTTTTAAAAaccaacttattcaaaaaagcttattgatgcaaaacagcttattacgacctcattttcaaaaacagcttattcaaaacagcttatttattcaaaatagcttcttacgacctcttttcaaaaaacagcttattcaaaacaacttatttatgcaaaacagcttcttacgacctcttttcaaaaaacaacttattgatgcaaaacaacttattacaacctcttttcaaaaaccaacttattcaaaacaacttattgatgcaaaacagttgattacgacctcattttcaaaaccagcttattcaaaacagcttattaaaaaagttgttgaTTAGAGAAATCTTAGGTAGTTGTGAGTATTTTATGTGAAGTCCCACACGAAAAGCATTTAAGAAAATGCACCTTTTATCCTTATTTTGATTCTAGCAAGAAACCTAGGTGTATTTTCTTAGGTGATTTTCATATGGTTCATAAATAAACTACTCACGTAAAGTGTATTTTTAACTAAGAATCATATGAAAAACACATAAAGAAATTCACATGAGTTTTGTATTATTTCAAACTACTGTAAGTTTGATGGATAAGTTTATGATTGTGGATCATAATGTCATAAACAACATATGACCATGTTATcccaattcaacaaaaaataattcctGCATCATTCCTTTTTTGCAttctaaaaacaacaaaaaccaaataaaactcAACCATATATTTGAAGTCAGTACTCATGCAAAGCATACTAGACTAGTACATCTTCGTTTATTATACGTAATGATTTACCTTTCATTTATCTTAAAATAAACCGCCACATTTTTGGCTCCTCAAGTCTCATTCATGTAAGAGAAGCTTCCAAACTTCGTATTATGATATGTTCACCCTTCTTCAATCTGAGTGGCCTTACAACCAGAGAAATAAAAACCTAAGCAGTATACTTGAGCTCCTTGCAGTAGTCAATATTAAAAAACGTGAGCTTTGGGGCGAAGAAACTTTTTGTTGGAAAGGATACCAACTTTGGACAGTTACTTATGGACAAGGAACGAAGGGAATCAAGAATTGGAGGACGGAGTCTCATTTTCCCTGAAACATTAAGTGCTTTTAGATTTTTACAACCAGAAACATCCAGGGACTTGAGGTTAGGAAAGATATCTAACAAAAGTAGCTCCAGTGAATCAAAGCTATTGTGTAAGTGTAAGGATGTGAGTGTTTGGTAGAACATACATACACGGGCCGGGAATTTTAAGTTCCCACAATGTTGTCAATGTTCAGTACCTTCAAAGCTAAAGAAGTTGTTGGAAGTGAAGAAATAAGCTTTTTGCAATCTCTGATGACAAGTAATGTCAAAGATGGAAAGTTAACAGGTAAATCTTTTTTCAATCTAGGACAACTATTTATATGAAGTTCTTTCAGTACTGCAAATGCTTTGTTAGACTCATTAGGGTGCTGCCAATCCTCCCATGCTGACATGTTCTCAATCCTAAGAGTTTCTAGGGAACCAAAGCTCTCAGTTACAACGGAAGAACCATTCCCATAAAACTCTGACCCTGCGCTCAATAATCCATCAAATTTAGCAATTCGTAGCTCTTTTAGAGAAGGAAGTTGCCCAAGTGGAGGTAATTTATAGCAATATTTGCTACCCTGGAGCTCCATGAACAACAAGTTGTAGAAGGAAGAGTCTCCGACCCAATTAGGAAATTCTGTCCCTAGGTAGTTATGTATAGAAAGCTCTAAGATTTGTATGGGGCTGTAACCTGTCTAGTATGTCTTTTTCTTGTTGTGAATTGTCAGTATCAGCATTCTCACCCCATTCCAAAATTAACTTTTCAAGAAGTTCCTTTTCATTCAACTTGGCCTTTTCTGAATCCACATAGCTAACATGTTCATGTAAATCAGATAATTCTCCTATTTCATCAATGGAAGATCCATATTCTTTTCCTATGAAAAAGTCACTTAGTTTTTGTAGGTTTGTCAATGCACATAAATGCAATGGCATCCATTTCAAACTCGTACAAGTAATATCTAAGTAACGCAGGTTAACTAACCTATGAAAATCTTTAGGATTGTAGGTTAGTACATCCAACTAGCTTCAAAGTTTCCAAATTGTACAGACAACCGATGCTTTCCCGCAATATGTTCATCTTAGCCCCAGACAGATCTAGATACCGAAGATGTATTAGTTCGGTAACTGAATCAGGCAACCCCTTATGATAGATGCCTTCCAAAGATAACACCCTTAATGACTTGAGCTTGATCAACAAGTCATGTGGAATCTCATCAATAAAGCTCACAGATTTATCTACCAACCTTAATTCCATGAAGGTTCTTAGGTGAGTAGCTTTGCTCATAGCCTTCCAATGTACAGCAGGGAATTTATGTGCAATCAAATGCAGCAGATATTGAGCACTTTCTTCCACTACTTCATAATTGCCTTCTATTCTGACAGAAAACTTTCCAGATACAAATTGAGCTAAATCATTTACAAAATTGTGCATTACAAAACACAACTTATTGCGTTTCGATTGCTGAAAAAACGATCTAGACACTAGTTCACTAAAGGTCTCATCTCCAATAATCTTTTGGAAAAACTGAACAATAAGCAAAACATCTCTTTACATGCGATGGAAGATAATGATAACTTAATCTCAAAGCTGGGAGAATATTACTCTCATCATTCTGCAAATCCCATATCTCACTGTTTAGTACTTTGTACCATTCCCTTGTATCATCTTTACATCTCAGAAGTCCCGCAAGTGTCTTCACGGCCAAAGGCAATCCTTTgcactttttaattatttgtttccccatttttcttaaattttggtGAACATTTGAATTTGCATATCCAAACAATACATGTTTTGAAAACAGCATCCAACAATCATCATCACAAAGTTCTGAAAGATAATAAGGCTCAACAGTCTGCATAATTGATGCCACGTGAGCAATTCTTGTTGTTACAATAATCTTACTTCCAGGAGCACCATACACAAATGGATTCTTCAAAGTTTCCCAGCTTATGTAGTTTTGATTCCATACATCatctaaaatgaataaaaactttttctttaacaaccttttcttcaaatcatgctGGAGTAAATTCAACTTTTCAATACTGCAACTACATGAAGTGATCTCTTCCACAAGGGTTTTTGTAATCTTGAAAATATCAAACTGCTCAGACACATAAATCCAAGCTTTGAGATCAAATTCCTTCTGCACTCTTTCATCGTTGTAAACAAATTGAGCTAAGATGGTTTTTCCAATCCCCCCCATGCCCACTATGGGAATCACACTTATATTGCATTCTCCTTCTGGATCGTCCGAAAATAGCAATTTCATTAAGGCCTCTTTATCATCATCCCTACCATACAGATGAAGTTGGTATCTTTGTTGGGATTTTTACTTCTTTAACCATTTGAAGTTGAAGcatatttttctgttttatgaTCAAGTCTAGTCTTTCAATTATGTCTTGTTGGGATTTCACTAATGTATTACTTATGGACAAGGAAAGCAGGGAATCAAAAATTGGACTAAACCCCTTGTTTGGAGTTATAATAAGCATTAAAAGGATAACATTTAACCATATTGTTTAACAATTTAATTTGGCATTGGTATTGAATGGAGAACTAATGTAAATGTTACAGTATACTGTATCTTTTAATGACAATATATAATTGATATATGTAGGAGAGTAACATCCACTTcaattcttgtcaaaaaaataaatccacTTCAATATTCTTCTGCCTGATAAACAGTTCAAGAGCtatttttttctataacaaaatttacacaaaagaatgataaaacttaaaaactcaCTGCAGTAGTATAAGACATATGTGAATAATAAAATTCCACACAAAAGAATACTACCCTAATAGAACAAAATTGTTATGTTTCTATTATCTTATTTGTGACGCCTTCATCGACAATAGGTTACCCAGAACCGATGACTCTCTTGTATCATTAACAGCTGGTCCAAAAATATCCCAAAAGCGAAGAGTCTCATCTCCTCCGGCTGAAACCACTGTTAACCCATCTGGACTCTGCAAGACATAAGAGCATTAGTGTAACTTGAATGAAATAATCACCTTGATAAAGTTTAAGTGGTTTGATTCATGTTTATATGTTTTAACAAAGTTGaagtttatatgaaaacaatctGAAGCAGCTAAATTAGATGCTCTTGCCAATGAATGACTGTACTCGCATTCTTACATGCTATAAAAATTCACATTGGACGATTAATCGTCTCACGATTTACCACTATACTGGTTTAAGTAATGATGACTTGAAGCATACCTGAGAAAGATGGAGGACTCTAGAAGTATGAGGGTCCAAGCCTCCAACTTTAGTCATGGATGGATATTGCCACAAACACAGTTGGTTGTGTTCTGGACTTGTACTAAAGCCATGACCACTTAATATCTCTTTGTAATGTCTATTCCATTGTAATCCACAAACCTGAGCTTTGGTATCTATGCTGCAAATGTTGGTTCCTCTTTGTACATTCCACAACTTAATACATCTATCATCTGTTCCGCCTCCAGAAGCAAGCACATCTGAATCATAAGGGCACCAATCGAGAGCTTTGACTGCCGCAGTATGCTCTTTAAAACAATGCAAGAAATTTGACGAGTTCATTTTATTCGAGTCCCATACATAAACATGATTTTCATTGCCACCACTAGCCAATAAATTGCCCCTTTTCGACCATTTTAAACCGCAGATTTCTGCTCTGTGTGTTTTTATCCTCAAAACCTCATTTCTTCTTGCTCTTACTGCACACAAGAACATAATACATCATTACGTTAAGTTACAGCATTTTATCAAAAGCTTTATGTATTCGTACATAAAATACATCGAAAAGATTTAAAGAGAAGAACTAAATCTAATTACCATCATGGTTGATTATAGATTTGTCGTGGCCTCCGGAAGTTAAAATACGATTATTATTCCATGCTAGAGTTGCTATCCTTTGAGCATGACCTTCAAGATTTCTTACTAGCTTGGAAGTCTCGGCATCCCAGATTTGAAGTTGAGAGTGCACAAATCCTGTTGCCACATATTTTGCATCCTCAGACCAGGAAACACTTGTTGGATAATTATTGCCATTGACTTTAAACAACCTAGATACATCAGTAGTAACTGAGTTCCAAAAGTAAATTTCTGGTCCCAAAGCAACAGCTAGAATGC
Proteins encoded in this window:
- the LOC120578372 gene encoding putative disease resistance RPP13-like protein 1, which codes for MKLLFSDDPEGECNISVIPIVGMGGIGKTILAQFVYNDERVQKEFDLKAWIYVSEQFDIFKITKTLVEEITSCSCSIEKLNLLQHDLKKRLLKKKFLFILDDVWNQNYISWETLKNPFVYGAPGSKIIVTTRIAHVASIMQTVEPYYLSELCDDDCWMLFSKHVLFGYANSNVHQNLRKMGKQIIKKCKGLPLAVKTLAGLLRCKDDTREWYKVLNSEIWDLQNDESNILPALRLSYHYLPSHQSKRNKLCFVMHNFVNDLAQFVSGKFSVRIEGNYEVVEESAQYLLHLIAHKFPAVHWKAMSKATHLRTFMELRLVDKSVSFIDEIPHDLLIKLKSLRVLSLEGIYHKGLPDSVTELIHLRYLDLSGAKMNILRESIGKEYGSSIDEIGELSDLHEHVSYVDSEKAKLNEKELLEKLILEWGENADTDNSQQEKDILDRLQPHTNLRAFYT
- the LOC11419561 gene encoding cell division cycle 20.2, cofactor of APC complex, with protein sequence MWNLDRDWYSPKHLLSPPTLYDFPGDRFIPNRSLMDLDQATSLLTNKTKKFHNKNFNEAYRQKLDDKLNLDSEGRPFRMLVFRGSPKSSKKSIRYIDQLREEDAAALQNSSNQRIHRRLPKKESRVLDAPKIKNDYYTNLVDWGKNSILAVALGPEIYFWNSVTTDVSRLFKVNGNNYPTSVSWSEDAKYVATGFVHSQLQIWDAETSKLVRNLEGHAQRIATLAWNNNRILTSGGHDKSIINHDVRARRNEVLRIKTHRAEICGLKWSKRGNLLASGGNENHVYVWDSNKMNSSNFLHCFKEHTAAVKALDWCPYDSDVLASGGGTDDRCIKLWNVQRGTNICSIDTKAQVCGLQWNRHYKEILSGHGFSTSPEHNQLCLWQYPSMTKVGGLDPHTSRVLHLSQSPDGLTVVSAGGDETLRFWDIFGPAVNDTRESSVLGNLLSMKASQIR